CAGAATTATAGATAAATGAGGTAATAAGAAAAAGTGAAAGTAAGTAAAGATATACCGAGTAATGAAGAATTGTTGGACCAGGTCTGAGAAATGTAGATGGGAGCGTTGTTACCAAAGATAGTGCCGAGGTAGAATGATCCCACCATTAATAAAAGAGCAAAGATAATTATCTGCACTGACTTCAAGTCAAATGCTGAACCCAACGCATATCCTcccattttctttctcttttcgtCTCTCTCGTCAGTTGGACAGCAACTGATCTTTCCTGTTGCTCACAAGGAACAATGGCCGGGTAGACCATGGATGTTATTTATTAGAGTACGTTTGGGTTGGGTAAGTTTACAAGGTATATAGATTAACTAGAATATTATTagtacaaattatttatttatattaaaaaaattgcgccaataaataattaatgtatataattcaagataacaaaaaaaatcaaatatttttaaaattatatcagaTTAGTcaatttaactaataaaattataaattaatttataatttgatctaatttatatataaatattgattaatttgaaattcagtCAAACTTAATACATTTGTTAAATTAGAAAATCgtttaaaacaatcaaaacagggtttatgtaatattatacaattttttcattaaaacttaaaagtgttaaaatttgtaattaatttttttatttattcatacaaCGGagtgtcaattatttaattaatatatttgaagttatttttttaagtttttttatttaattgaaatttatattttagaaaaagaattatattttgttgttatgaTAATGGAATAgaattgtttttaataaattttatatattttatattttaaaaatgctattaatatttaatactatttaaaaaagatataataattttaaaatagattagataattaaacataaaaataattatgtttctacTAATGTAATAGAGTGTCAAATATagtaaaataatcaattgaatGATCgatactaataaataaatattattaaaattaattaaataaaatgtttcaaaTGACACCACTACACTtaacaaatacaaattattttataaaaaaaaaccttaaaaggttaaaataataaataatgttatgtgtacatattttttttatataattaaaatatacaaatgatgtattatcatgagattaaatattactttatctttaattcaaaatcatcaaatcatataatgatacattatttgtatacttaaattatatattaaaaatatgtacagaTAATTTTATCATAGAATAACATATCAAAGTGGAAAGTTAAAGTGGTATCTTTAATTCTTTCTAATTTCTGAATCATACCTGTAAGTCCTAacgtaaatttttaaatctttaaatttcttatcttttttcttccttgagtgatcaacttttcaaatttcaaatttcaaatttcaaatttcaattcttaacCGTAATGATAGATGATGATGCTGAAGTTGAGATTTTGACTCAAAACTGACAACAATAGTGATGAGAGTGACAAAACTTGTCATCAACAATCATCCGATGTCTCTTTAGACTTTTTCGTCGACAACGATTAGGTGATATATACaatcttaattaataatttgcTCCCTACTTTGTTAACACAACATTGTATGTAAAATTAgttatatttcataaaattatttgtagatTGTATGTCACTTAAATATGACTATTTGGCTTGTGTGATTGAATAATGAAATCATTCATGTTTTCTGGCATTCGATAGAACAAAATAAAaggtttaatttttcattaattagattttaatttgtGGGAAAATATTGATACATAAGGTAATGCATCATTTTTCGTTGGATTGAAATAGTACTATAGATAGTTTGCAGAGGACTTTGTGGATGGAAAGAGATACTCCTTTTAGATGCCCTGACTCATGCGAGGAAAGTTTCCAATaattgaagaagagattgaCATTGGCTCCCATATTGGGTTTGTTGATAAAAGGTGAGGACTATGATATCTTCACAAATGTATCTCATCAGAGTTTGAGAATAGTATTGATGCAAAGAGGGAAGGTGATCACATATACCTCTTATTGAAAGATTATGAGACTCGATATTATAACACTCCACTCTAAAAATTCTATCCCTCAAGGTAACGTACTACTAAATCAATATCATGTATGTATAATAATCAGAGTAAATCTCAACTAATCTAAATCATCATGCAAGAAGTCTAACAGCCTAAATAATTCTTCAcgtctttattaattaaaaatgaaaaccaaATCCAAATAGTCCCTAACCATTTAATATCAATATCATAAATCCAAATGTgtactaaataataattaagtcTATCATAGTTATGTCATAAACCCATAGGTTGACTTTTAATGTTTATGAGTCTATCCTCTATCATTAACCACTTACCTCACCATCATTACCTCTGAGACCGTCacttggaaaataaaaagaagtgaGTGAAAAATACTTAATAAGAACGAATGACCTATTATACGCTTAATTTACTAAAAtccatctttatcattttttaactcaagttatttttctcttaatattaatttgtcagattttaacttatttaaggGAATCGACGTACTCATTATAGTAATCAATCTCAAAGACTCTTTAGTCCTAGTTGTTCTATCtatttgtaaattaataaatatacagTCCTGACAATTATCTCTCTATCTAAGGACACTAATCAATAGACTATACTTTATCTTGATCACCGAAGCCTCGCTCTTGTTGAAACTCATTGTCGGGCTTTGGAGGAGTCTCACAACGCTATGATTCTCATGTTGTTTGAGTTTTCTAAAGACaaagacaatatatataaatatcaaaatctagTCCTTCATGTTTTGAGAAAATCAATCTTTATATAGGACTTCTTTTTAATAACATAATGCACGATCATACATTTGAGGATGCATGGGCATACATCCCTTAATTCTTACCAATGTGACAACTCGCATGTGTTAGCCATGTGGTAACTGATGTATAGGTGTACACCTAATCGTGCAGGATTGTACCTCAtaccaaaaattcaatttttatcttGGATTTAATCCTAATCAATCCAGATTTGAAAACAAGTTAGGAAAAAGACCAAAATTGCTGCTAAAATGTACCTCAAGGTATTACATTTATTCAACATTATAATAGTTCTATTGTTATTATTCATGCTTTTGGTCATGATGATATCAAAACTACAGATATTTTAAGAATAATCATCTAATGTGTTCATAAGGTTCTCATGATCGATTGTCGTGCATTAAGCCTCTCCTCACAGTCCAACTATTGTTACAACAATTATCGTAATTGCATACacaatattgaataataaaatgtcctattttattaattaaaataataattataaaattacattaattacAATTGACTCAAAGAGATTACcctaacaaatataattatagcatattattattattgtttcattcttttttagCTTATTATTACAATATGCcactttgaaaatataaatataatcactTGTTTTGCATATCAAATATGGAGTAAAGtgataaatcaatcaaatgCATTAAACATGTTGAACTACAAACATTAATCAAACACATTGTACTTATTgttttttgttaaatacaactatttataaattatagcgacaaaagaaatgttgtttcttgaaatatttttatttaaatgtataaatatatttgttattcttaatatgaaaattcaactttaaaaatttataaagctgattatttttataatcaaggctttaatcaaaatttaagagAGGTTAAAGAAActatattaatttctttcagATCACTACTGTTTCAGCTGGTGCCTGCTATATATAATCTGTTAACGATGACCATTAGTACAACTTGAATTCATATAACTTgtcataaaacataaaatatgtacTCACCATGACTGCACCATCCCAACATACGCACAAGACCCACCCACATGCATGCGGATACTACAATGAGAGAGAAGATTTCTGAGACTACAAGTATAATGCCCCTGCAACATTAATCTACAAAAGTAGGCCATTGTATTTTCCTCCACCACCTCACAACAACCAGTGTCAATTctgaagaaaatttaatttaatgcatAAATTTCTCTGCCTGCAACCTGTATGACCTCCTCAGGTTGACATTGATATGCATATCTACTCAAAAGGATTTGTCGCCTCAAGTTAACCATCCACAACACTCTGATTATTATTACTGGGTATCTCAGAATGATTCAAAGGATAGTTAGAAGCATCATTTAGGCCATTGGCTTCATTTACAACATCATCACCATTCTCAGATTCAGAGCTACCATCTATCTCTTTCACTGGACAATCAATCTGCACTTCAGCAACTTCACTGTCATAATTTTCCAAATCCTGATCCCTATTTGATTGCCctaattcttctttctttacaATGTTAAACACAATTCCATTATGTATCCTCTCAGGCTGCAAAAGATCACCTTCAACAACCATGATGCTAGAACTACCAACAGACTGTCTATTGCCAAGTTCCCTCGGATCAAACTTGTATTCTGACACTCTATCAGGAGTTGTCCTTGGGCTACAATTAAATAGATCCATGCCGCCCATTTGAAATGCATGAGAACTAGGATGAGTGATCGAACCTTTGCCTAGTTCAGTTTGAACATCCAAGTTTTGGACAAAGTCAATGAACTTATTTGCAGAAGTTGTCCTCATCAAGGGCCCACCAGATCTTGTCCAAGAATGTAGGTCTGCACTTTCAGATTCACTATCACTTCCATCATGGGAATTATGGTAAGCCCGAAAACTCCTACCAGGAGACGGTGCTCCTGAAGAGCTACCAACTCCTTGATGGAATGAGGCAGCAGCATCTAAAAGGTCTTCTTCAAGGGAGCCAGTGGAATTCTCTCGTGCAATGCAGTTCCAGGAAGGAATTCTTCTTGAAGCACTAAATTTTTTAGCAATGGGAAGGGTATGGGAAGCAGCAGCAGCTCGCTCAGCACTCCTTTTGAGTCTACGCATGTGGTTTAGAATTGCAACACACTCATCAAGAGCAAGCTCAATGCCACAATTTGCTTTTATTGCTGAAAGCTTCTCCCAAGTGCATCTTCTCCCTTGGTTGGATGCCTTTTGAAGCTCCACATGGGTTggattttgtattatttttgaGTACTGTTATAAACAGAAGGCCAATTAGTCAGTGGCATATGATTGTTTTGAACAACCCACTTATAAAGTCCAGAGAAATGGGTAAGATTGATCCACAAGAAAATACAGTCAGTAGAGAAAGAACTTTAAAACAAAGACTCAAGTGCCACTTAGATTTCTGTCACCAAACAATTTCACATTTGTATCATTCAAAAGTGAATCTCCAAgactgaaaataaataatgacaGTGAAGGCTTTAGGGTTGCAAGtcattaaatatcataaaaattgaactttattgaaacataaaatcataaattttaatttacctgAGCAAGTGTGGCAGGCATAACAACAGTAACATCGCCCTCCCAGTCTTGAGCAAAAAGCTTGGCAACTCCCCCAAGCGGAAAACCAAGTTCCAATACCTGATTGCATCTATGTTTTACCTCCATCTCAGTAAGATGAGCAAGCTACAAAGATAGGCACATGTTATTAgagcaattgaaaaaaaaaagcaacaaaagaaTTCTCCGCAATAATATGATTCTAGAGGCCTAATAACAGTTGCTCTATTTAAAATTGCTCTGACTTTATGCCACTTGTTTGAATGTCTAAAAGACAATGAAAATGGGTAATGCATGTACAGTAGGCTTTGGTTGTTTGGCTGCAACATATAAGGGAATCCAACATAAGTGGTTTTGGACAAACAACAAATAAGTAGCTTATTGACTTCCCCCTTGGGCTAAAGTTGCCTCACAAGAACAGAAATAGTCCATTGTTAATCATATAAACTCACATATTCCTCTGAATACTTTTCCAAGCAGTGGCTGCAAAGCTGCCTTGTTAATTTATTGTCAGACATCATCGAATATGTCCATTGAATTGACAGAAATTCTTCTAATCAACCATAGTGCTTCATTCTTTAGACCTTAGGTGTTAATTCCGAAGCACACAGCTGGGATTCTCaaattaaagatgaagatgagctCCCTTTTACTAGAAGATTTCTAAAGCTCCAAGCAATGAACCTAGTTCTGACAATATGATGATGAGAACTGAAGCCAGAAAACGCAGATAACAGAAAAAATACACAGAAAATTAGCAAAATAAACTGGCAAATACTAACGAGACCCCCTGGCAATTAGAGGAGCCAGTGACCTCCCAAACTCCTTCCAAATTCTCCCTTCCTAGTCCTCCCCTGCTCTCTTCCATCTATTTTTTAGTCCTCCAAACATTTTGTGCTTCAACACATTCTTAGGTCAACATGTGGCTCACACCAGGCACAACAGAATCAAGGAGATTCTGTCACACACAAACCAACAACAGGGAGTTGTCTCTGTGCTCGCACCTATGTGTCCGCTGGTAGACTTGGTGCATGGGAGGCCTAACAGTCATATGAGTTACCCTAGTGGTCTAGTAAGACCCTTCAAGCTGCTATTAATTTCTactaatacaaaaaaaaaaaagctctctATTTCAAAATTCTCTTCAGGGTTTTAGTCCCAAATTAGTGAATGAGAACATCTTAACaacatatcaaaatcttttCAGTGGAaactttttatgttatttgttttacAGAAAACAAATGAAGccttaagaaaaatattttaaacacacTGAGTGCATTTATGTCAATTGCTTAATAATTTGGGTGTAATCTATATGCAAACTTATATTCAAACCAACAGAACAAGTTGTATACATGATGACatgataatcaataaaaattaaaataagtaaataatttttaaaatacataccTTTGCTGCAAAGCTACCTCCATAAGCTCTTACCAAGTCCTTCATCCGCAATAATGGTGCGATATGAGGATTTGCCTGACTCACAATAAAATGGTTGACGTTAAAGAGCTCCTTTAGTTGGATCATTGGTAAATCAATCTCTAAGCTTCCATCCCTCCACCTACGCACTTGTGTGCCTTCCTCAGGATCCAAATTAAAAGGTGGATGATATGGAACAATATCTCCACTTCTATCTTTAGCCATTAATTCCTGGGCCTCAAAAAGGCCAGGAAAGGCACAAGAAGCAGTCACAGCACTCCATATAACAACATGAGGTGAAGTCAAGTAGTTAAGGCACCTAGGTGGCTCGTGCTTCCTGGGGGAACAGACCGTTATTCCAAGAATTCGACCTGTCATGTCATATGCTTCTTGAAAAGTAAGATTACTGGTAAGATTCCTTAGCATCCATTGCAGTTGCCTGATGTCATGAACAGCACCTAGTGTCATGACCCTCCTCACAACCGTAAAAATTCCACCCAACTGATCAAAAAACTGCAATGAGTGCCAAGAATCTTCAAAAAAGCTTTGCAGCTCAGGCCATGATCTTGTGGCAACAACAGAACACATAATTGATCCCACACTAGTACCAGCAATAATACGGGGCAAAAGCTTATGCTCCACCAGTGTTTTAACGACACCCACATGAAACGCTCCAAGGGAAGCACCCCCACTCAACAGCAATGCTGTTCTCCCAAAGGCATGTCTTGTTTCATGCATAAAA
The genomic region above belongs to Mangifera indica cultivar Alphonso chromosome 15, CATAS_Mindica_2.1, whole genome shotgun sequence and contains:
- the LOC123197810 gene encoding triacylglycerol lipase SDP1, which gives rise to MDISNEASVERFSIGPSSIVGRTIAFRVLFCKSISQLRHHIFHVLLDYIFRFRDFLGPMISWLHPRNPQGILAMVTIIAFLLKRYTNVKLRAEMAYRRNFWRNMMRTALTYEEWAHAAKMLDKETPKMNEADLYDEELVRNKLQELRHRRQEGSLRDIIFFMRADLIRNLGNMCNPELHKGRLQVPKLIKEYIDEVSTQLRMVCDSDSEELSMEEKLAFMHETRHAFGRTALLLSGGASLGAFHVGVVKTLVEHKLLPRIIAGTSVGSIMCSVVATRSWPELQSFFEDSWHSLQFFDQLGGIFTVVRRVMTLGAVHDIRQLQWMLRNLTSNLTFQEAYDMTGRILGITVCSPRKHEPPRCLNYLTSPHVVIWSAVTASCAFPGLFEAQELMAKDRSGDIVPYHPPFNLDPEEGTQVRRWRDGSLEIDLPMIQLKELFNVNHFIVSQANPHIAPLLRMKDLVRAYGGSFAAKLAHLTEMEVKHRCNQVLELGFPLGGVAKLFAQDWEGDVTVVMPATLAQYSKIIQNPTHVELQKASNQGRRCTWEKLSAIKANCGIELALDECVAILNHMRRLKRSAERAAAASHTLPIAKKFSASRRIPSWNCIARENSTGSLEEDLLDAAASFHQGVGSSSGAPSPGRSFRAYHNSHDGSDSESESADLHSWTRSGGPLMRTTSANKFIDFVQNLDVQTELGKGSITHPSSHAFQMGGMDLFNCSPRTTPDRVSEYKFDPRELGNRQSVGSSSIMVVEGDLLQPERIHNGIVFNIVKKEELGQSNRDQDLENYDSEVAEVQIDCPVKEIDGSSESENGDDVVNEANGLNDASNYPLNHSEIPSNNNQSVVDG